ACCAATAACTAGGACATTGATTAAGGGTTAGGATGTCAGATTGTTGTGGTTGCTGGGGTTGATTACGCCAATCTAATAAACCTAGATCATTGTTTAATTGATAATAGTTGTTTTCTCCTGTGGGTTGCCAATCGATTAGTCTCACTTCATATTGACTAATATTATAACTATAGTCTAATTCTACCACCAAATCACAGTAAGTATCTGTAGGTAATTCGTGGCTAGAATGTCCCCACCAAACTCCTGGAAATTTATTCTGAGTTGATTTATCTTGAATAAAGAAAGTTGTTTTCTGATAGCGAATATTTTGGCTACCACAATCTTTAATATTACTGGTTTTAATTTCGGTAAATATACATTTTTTTAGTAGTAATTTAGGTGGGTGATTACCTATACCAAAAGGCTCTAATAATTTTAACTCTTTAAACAGATTTCTTCCTAACTCTTTGACGGTAATTACTAAATCTATGGCTAAAGTAGGATCTTTAAAGTTATCTATTTTCCTTCTAGCTACTTGATTGATTGCTGCAGTAAATAGGTCAATATTAGCTACTGGTAAGGTTAAACTGACAGCAGAGGTATCTCCACTAAAACCAGTTAACAACTTGATTTGAGATTTAATTAACTCGTCTAAATCTAGGTTATTAAGGGTACTTCCTAAACCTCTAGCTATTTCTTGCTCTATACTTAATAAGATAGTAGGGCGATTATATTCTCTAGCAATAGTATTAACTATTAAAGCCAAGACTCCTACTTCCCAACGACTATCAGCTAAGACTATTACACTAGTTGTAGATAAGTCGATAAAGACTAGTTTAGCTTTAATTTGTGAGAGGGTATTTTTCTCTAATTCTTTACGTCTAGCGTTAGCTAATTCAACCTCATGGGCTAATTTTTGACATTTTTTGCTGTCTTTTTCTGTTAATAATTGCACTAATAAATTACTATCATGGTAAATACGACTGACAGCGTTAATACGTGCACCAATACCATAACTAATATCCGTAGGGCGATCGCCACTTTGTTGGCATTTTTGTAATAAATAATATAATCCTAGACGTGTAGCGGTTTTTGGGTTATTTTGTTTTGGTAACTGTTGTAAACCTTTTTGGGCTAAATAGCGACAATCTCCCTTTAATTCTACCTGATCACAGATTAAGCCAATACCTACTAAGTCCAATAAGCTTTCAGGTGGTGAAGTTTGTTGACAAGTTAAATAAAACCCTTCGAGGAGTTTATAAGCTATTGCTACTGCTGAAAGGTGATAGAGAGGGTGAGTCTCAATAAAATAACGAGGGTTAAGTATAGAGACTACCTCGGGACGATCTTCGGGTGGGGTATGATGATCTATAATAATTAAATCTATACCTAATTCTTGAGCGTAGTTAATCTCAGTTAGATTAGTACTCCCAATCCCACAGGTAATGATTACTTTGACTTCCTGTTTCGCTAGTTTAGTTATTCCTGATTTATTCAATCCGTGGAATGCTTCTAAGCGACTCGGGAGATAATAATCTAGATAATCACCCCAAAATTTCCCTAATCCTGAGTAGAGTAAAATAGTCGCCATGACTCCATCAGGGTTAAAATCTCCCCAAATGGTGACTTTTTCTGAACAGGCGATCGCTTGTTGCAATCTATTAATAGCTAATTTTATCTCTTGTCCAAAAGCATTAGGGGGAGTGGGTTGATATTTGTCTGGTGAGAGAAAACTAACCGCGGTTTCAGGGGTTATTCCTCGTTGTTGTAACAATTTAGCCGCAAATATTCCCTCAGATTCGGGTAAATATGTTTTGACTAACTCTCTTAACTCTCTAGAAGTTGTAGAAGGTTGTGACAATTCCCAGACAAATTTACTCATAAAAATTAGTTGTTTTTTTCGGTTAGTTGTGCTAAGCTAGGCAAGGTCAGCGGATGTGGTGGAACGGTAGACACGCACGCTTGAGGGGCGTGTGACTTACGTCGTGCGAGTTCAAATCTCGCCATCCGCATTGGGGGAAGCATTTTTCTGATAAGCTTTAGCAGAAGCCCGAATCCAGGTGTAAGCAGCAAAAGCGAAGGGTACAATCGTAAAACCTGCGCCAGTAAGAATAGGATGATTGCGTCCCACGGGAGACATAACCAAGAAAGTAATAATTATAGCACAATAAATTAAACCTAAAAAGGGTAAACCAATTACCAGTAAAGCGAATTTAGTATCTTTGTCCATGATTTATGTAATTAACAGGGTATTTAACTAAGATATCTACTCTTAGGATACAATCCTAAAAACCTTAAGGATATCTTTAGTTCGAGTGATGACAACAATCGATTATGGAATTATAGTTTTATATTTAATTTTAATAATTATTCTCGGGATAGTTTTAGAAAAGAAAGCCGCCAGAAGTATAGATAGTTACTTTTTAGGCGATCGCCAGATGCCTTGGTGGTTATTGGGAGTCTCGGGGATGGTATCTAATACCGACTTAGCGGGCACAATGGTTATAGCAGCTTTAATCTATAGTCTAGGTACAAAAGGACTGTTTATCGAGATTAGAGGGGGTTTAGTGTTAATTATGCCCTTTTTAATGACTTTTATGGGGAAATGGAATCGCCGGGCCCTAGTTATGACTCTAGCAGAATGGATGGAGTTTCGCTTCGGTAAGGGAAAAGAAGGGAAAATAGCTAGAATCATGAGTGCGATCGCTATTTTAATCTTTTCTATTGCAGCTTTGAGTTATTTTTCTCTAGCGGGGGGTAAGTTTTTAGGTGGTTTTCTGGGTATATCTGATCGCTATGCAGCTATTATTCTAATTATTCTGGCTTTAGTCTATACGGTGATTAGTGGTTTCTATGGGGTAATTTGGAGTGATTTATTTCAAGCTATTTTAGTCTTTATGGCTATTATGTATATTTGTACTTTAGCTTGGCAAACAGTAACTATTCCCGAGACTATCGTCGTGGCTTTACCTGGAAGTGAAGAGTTACAGAGTTGGAGTTTAGAAGAATGGACGAGGATTATACCCCCATTGACTACCGACTTGCAGGGAGATTATGCAGCTTTTAATCTGTTTGGGGGAGTAATTAGCTTTTATCTCATTAAAACTATCCTAGAAGGAGTAAGTGGTCAAGGGGGATACATGATCCAACGTTATTTCGCAGCGAAAAGCGATCGCGACGTTGGTTTATTATCTCTGTTTTGGATTATTTTACTCTCCTTTCGTTGGCCCTTGGTAACTGCATTTGCTTTGTTGGGGATTCACTATAGTAACCAAGTGGAGATGATTAGAGATCCTGAGTTAATTTTACCCCTAGTCATTAATACTTATGTACCCACAGGAATCAAAGGTTTAATCATTGCTTGTTTTATGGCTGCGGCTATGTCAACCTTTGACTCTTTGATTAATTCTAGCGCAGCTTATTGGGTAAAAGATATCTATCAAGCTTATCTTAATCCTGAAGCTAACGAGAGACAACTACTAATCCAAAGTCGTTTAGCTTCCATTGTGATAGTTGTTTTAGGTTTAATCTTGAGTTTTAATCTGAGTAATATTAACGATATTTGGGGTTGGCTAACCGTAGGGTTGGGAGTTGGTTTAGCTATTCCCTTATTAATGAGGTGGTATTGGTGGCGTTTTAATGGCTATGGGCTAGCTATAGGTACTGCTACAGGGGCGATCGCCGCTATTTTGACGAAAATGTTAGTTATCCCCAATTTAACCTCTCTACAATGGCAAGAGTACCTGTTGTTTTTAATCCCGAGTCTTAGTTCTGTTACAGGCTGTATTTTAGGAACATTATTAACGCCACCACCTGATTTAGCAGTAGTAGAAAATTTCTACTTACAAACTCGTCCTTTTGGTTTTTGGGGTAAAATTAGGGCTAAACTCTCTCCCGTAGCTGTAGCCAAGATTAAGCGGGAAAATAGACGAGATATCCTGGCTACTGTCATCGCTATTCCTTGGCAATTGGTTTTATTTATGATGCCTGTAATGTTAATGACTAGGAGTTGGGATAATCTCGGTTTATTGAGTTTAATCTTTTTACTGTTGTCTATTGCTCTTTATTTTACTTGGTTTAGATATTTAGATTCAACTGGTACATAATATGACCTTAAACAGCATTATTGCCTTATTTTTAGCTATGGTTATTCTAGCTTCTTTACCTAGTATAAGTGTTTTAATGGTATGTACCAGGACAGCTAGTGGCGGATTTATTCATGGTTTCTGTACAACCCTAGGCATAGTTTTAGGTGATAT
This genomic stretch from Gloeocapsa sp. DLM2.Bin57 harbors:
- a CDS encoding single-stranded-DNA-specific exonuclease RecJ produces the protein MSKFVWELSQPSTTSRELRELVKTYLPESEGIFAAKLLQQRGITPETAVSFLSPDKYQPTPPNAFGQEIKLAINRLQQAIACSEKVTIWGDFNPDGVMATILLYSGLGKFWGDYLDYYLPSRLEAFHGLNKSGITKLAKQEVKVIITCGIGSTNLTEINYAQELGIDLIIIDHHTPPEDRPEVVSILNPRYFIETHPLYHLSAVAIAYKLLEGFYLTCQQTSPPESLLDLVGIGLICDQVELKGDCRYLAQKGLQQLPKQNNPKTATRLGLYYLLQKCQQSGDRPTDISYGIGARINAVSRIYHDSNLLVQLLTEKDSKKCQKLAHEVELANARRKELEKNTLSQIKAKLVFIDLSTTSVIVLADSRWEVGVLALIVNTIAREYNRPTILLSIEQEIARGLGSTLNNLDLDELIKSQIKLLTGFSGDTSAVSLTLPVANIDLFTAAINQVARRKIDNFKDPTLAIDLVITVKELGRNLFKELKLLEPFGIGNHPPKLLLKKCIFTEIKTSNIKDCGSQNIRYQKTTFFIQDKSTQNKFPGVWWGHSSHELPTDTYCDLVVELDYSYNISQYEVRLIDWQPTGENNYYQLNNDLGLLDWRNQPQQPQQSDILTLNQCPSYWSDITQSYQEAKEKGQQLALAYHQPTQTQAIDIWYQLIGIAKYLHRTGKSVTYQQIQTKLQISDRTLKLGLETLSHLGYIITYSEEGLQITSHQQSTLIPQKYLDSFLETLTEELFQQQYFNQVPLNIIQNFTISLI
- a CDS encoding sodium:solute symporter, producing the protein MTTIDYGIIVLYLILIIILGIVLEKKAARSIDSYFLGDRQMPWWLLGVSGMVSNTDLAGTMVIAALIYSLGTKGLFIEIRGGLVLIMPFLMTFMGKWNRRALVMTLAEWMEFRFGKGKEGKIARIMSAIAILIFSIAALSYFSLAGGKFLGGFLGISDRYAAIILIILALVYTVISGFYGVIWSDLFQAILVFMAIMYICTLAWQTVTIPETIVVALPGSEELQSWSLEEWTRIIPPLTTDLQGDYAAFNLFGGVISFYLIKTILEGVSGQGGYMIQRYFAAKSDRDVGLLSLFWIILLSFRWPLVTAFALLGIHYSNQVEMIRDPELILPLVINTYVPTGIKGLIIACFMAAAMSTFDSLINSSAAYWVKDIYQAYLNPEANERQLLIQSRLASIVIVVLGLILSFNLSNINDIWGWLTVGLGVGLAIPLLMRWYWWRFNGYGLAIGTATGAIAAILTKMLVIPNLTSLQWQEYLLFLIPSLSSVTGCILGTLLTPPPDLAVVENFYLQTRPFGFWGKIRAKLSPVAVAKIKRENRRDILATVIAIPWQLVLFMMPVMLMTRSWDNLGLLSLIFLLLSIALYFTWFRYLDSTGT